One genomic window of Phoenix dactylifera cultivar Barhee BC4 chromosome 6, palm_55x_up_171113_PBpolish2nd_filt_p, whole genome shotgun sequence includes the following:
- the LOC103707662 gene encoding L-type lectin-domain containing receptor kinase SIT2-like gives MFLKLVIWLLLLRFAASSEDGFTFNGFIGANLSRDGAAVVTPEGLLRLTNTTDQSKGHAFYPVPLHFRPSPTANVLTFSTTFVFGIVTEYSGFSSHGFAFFISPSNDLSTALGVQYLGLFNSSDNGDPSNHIVAVEFDTILDPEFEDINDNHVGIDVNSLISNKSSTAGYFSDQGNELKSLSLVSGEPMQVWVDYDGIKMQLNVTLSPLGTSKPNHPLLSSTINLSSIMLDPMFVGFSGSQGISRSSHYILGWSLKTDGRADDLNLSSLPSLPRRRNLEKKTNYLRALLPSSLSAIVLTAVALATFMVIRKRKFAELIEDWELQYGPHRFSYKDLYMATKGFADKELLGSGGFGRVYRGTLPASNMEVAVKRVSHESRQGMREFIAEIVSIGQLRHRNLVQLLGYCRRRNGELLLVYEFMPNGSLDKLLFNKDGFILDWRRRLQIIKGVASGLLYLHQGWEKVVIHRDIKASNVLLDCELNGRLGDFGLARLYDHGTDPHTTHVVGTLGYIAPELTRTGKATTGTDVFAFGVFLLEVACGRRPLDLTAPEEEELLVDWVVGNWKRGELLESCDRRLAGEYPAEEMELMLKLGLLCCHPLPAARPSMRQAMQILDGHVPLPEFSPSYLSDSIMEFFTDEGFDDNISSYPSSAFVSSMLSGGR, from the coding sequence ATGTTTCTAAAGCTTGTGATCTGGCTTCTCCTCCTAAGGTTTGCAGCCTCGAGTGAAGATGGCTTCACCTTCAACGGATTCATCGGTGCAAACCTAAGTCGGGACGGCGCTGCAGTGGTGACGCCGGAAGGACTGCTGAGACTGACCAATACCACGGACCAAAGCAAGGGCCATGCCTTCTACCCTGTTCCCCTCCATTTCCGGCCATCTCCGACCGCTAATGTCCTCACCTTCTCCACCACCTTTGTCTTTGGGATAGTCACCGAATACAGTGGGTTCAGTAGCCATGGCTTTGCCTTCTTCATCTCCCCATCCAATGACCTCTCCACAGCTCTAGGAGTTCAGTATCTGGGCCTCTTTAACTCGAGCGACAATGGTGATCCATCTAACCATATCGTTGCAGTCGAGTTCGACACAATACTCGACCCTGAATTCGAAGACATCAATGACAACCATGTCGGAATTGATGTCAATAGCTTAATATCCAACAAATCCTCTACAGCAGGCTATTTCAGCGACCAGGGCAATGAATTGAAGAGCCTAAGCCTCGTCAGTGGCGAACCCATGCAAGTTTGGGTAGACTACGATGGCATCAAAATGCAACTTAACGTCACGTTGTCTCCTCTGGGAACATCAAAACCCAATCATCCTCTCCTGTCTTCAACTATCAATCTCTCGAGCATCATGTTGGATCCCATGTTTGTGGGCTTCAGTGGATCTCAAGGTATTAGTCGATCATCCCATTATATTCTAGGTTGGAGTCTGAAGACTGATGGAAGAGCCGATGACCTCAACCTGTCAAGTCTACCTTCACTTCCTCGACGGAGAAACCTCGAGAAGAAAACAAACTATCTGAGAGCTTTGTTGCCATCTTCACTATCTGCGATTGTATTAACGGCTGTCGCCCTTGCAACTTTCATGGTGATAAGGAAGAGGAAGTTTGCAGAGTTGATTGAGGATTGGGAGCTTCAGTATGGGCCACACCGGTTCTCGTACAAGGACTTGTACATGGCGACCAAGGGTTTCGCGGACAAAGAACTTCTTGGCTCTGGAGGCTTCGGCCGGGTCTACAGAGGAACCTTGCCGGCTTCCAACATGGAAGTTGCTGTCAAGAGAGTTTCCCATGAGTCTAGACAAGGGATGAGGGAGTTCATAGCCGAGATTGTGAGCATAGGCCAACTCCGGCATCGAAATCTGGTGCAACTTCTAGGATATTGCCGCCGGCGCAACGGCGAGCTTCTTCTGGTCTACGAGTTCATGCCTAATGGCAGCCTCGACAAGCTCCTCTTCAACAAGGATGGGTTCATCCTTGACTGGCGTCGGAGGCTTCAGATCATCAAAGGTGTGGCCTCGGGACTGCTATATCTGCATCAAGGCTGGGAGAAGGTAGTGATTCACAGAGATATCAAGGCCAGCAACGTGTTGCTAGACTGTGAGCTGAATGGGAGGCTCGGTGACTTTGGCCTGGCCAGATTATATGATCATGGGACAGATCCTCATACCACTCATGTCGTCGGAACTTTGGGCTATATTGCACCAGAACTCACAAGAACCGGCAAGGCGACCACCGGCACCGATGTCTTCGCTTTCGGAGTTTTCCTTCTTGAGGTTGCCTGTGGAAGGAGGCCGCTGGACCTAACAGCACCGGAAGAGGAGGAGCTGTTGGTGGATTGGGTGGTGGGAAATTGGAAAAGAGGAGAGCTCCTCGAATCATGCGATCGGAGACTGGCAGGAGAATATCCAGCGGAGGAAATGGAATTAATGTTGAAACTGGGGCTGCTCTGTTGTCACCCGTTGCCTGCGGCAAGGCCGAGCATGCGGCAAGCGATGCAGATACTGGATGGCCATGTTCCCCTGCCAGAATTTTCGCCCAGTTATCTGAGTGATAGCATCATGGAGTTCTTCACTGATGAAGGCTTTGATGATAACATTTCATCCTATCCATCATCTGCATTTGTAAGCTCTATGCTTTCAGGAGGTCGCTGA
- the LOC103707635 gene encoding EPIDERMAL PATTERNING FACTOR-like protein 2, translated as MGIHPCVTGTPRQAHLFLSLLLLIFAQARYSAQGRPSFHLMEVTEEEKGQEMAMVGALIGSRPPRCERRCLSCGPCEAVQVPAVPQGKNRNRYSPKTIATRGDDSSNYKPLSWKCKCGHMILNP; from the exons ATGGGAATTCATCCATGCGTCACTGGAACGCCGAGACAAGCACATCTCTTTTTGTCATTACTCCTGCTGATCTTCGCTCAGGCCAGATACTCGGCTCAAG GTAGGCCATCATTTCATCTTATGGAGGTCACTGAG GAGGAAAAAGGCCAGGAGATGGCGATGGTGGGAGCCCTGATTGGATCGAGGCCACCAAGATGTGAGAGGAGGTGTCTCTCTTGTGGCCCTTGTGAGGCAGTGCAAGTACCTGCAGTACCACAGGGCAAGAATAGGAATCGGTATTCCCCCAAAACAATCGCTACGAGAGGTGACGACAGCTCCAACTACAAGCCTTTGAGCTGGAAATGCAAGTGTGGACACATGATCCTCAATCCATGA